From a region of the Desulfovibrio legallii genome:
- the gluQRS gene encoding tRNA glutamyl-Q(34) synthetase GluQRS, which produces MIRCCGRLAPSPTGLLHLGNAWAFLLAWLAARAQGGRLLLRLEDIDPQRSRPELAAAALEDLRWLGLDWDAGPDLGGPHAPYVQSLRTDLYAAALARLEAQGLTYPCFCSRRELRQLAAAPHVDDRGAPYPGTCRRLSAAQRQALLAQGRHAALRLRCPPESISFVDAVQGPQCFTLADCGGDFALRRSDGVVAYQLAAALDDGLMGVTQVVRGRDILPSTPRQIVLLRLLRLPVPAYAHVPLLLDAAGERLAKRHHSLALRTLRERGVDARLVVGLLGRLAGCNPSGAALRPQDLLADFSLAKLPRADIHLEAGLVDGLLAG; this is translated from the coding sequence ATGATCCGCTGCTGCGGCAGGCTGGCCCCCAGCCCTACGGGCTTGCTCCACCTGGGCAACGCCTGGGCTTTTCTTCTGGCATGGCTGGCCGCGCGGGCTCAGGGCGGGCGGCTGCTGCTGCGGCTGGAGGATATTGACCCCCAGCGTTCCCGGCCGGAGCTGGCCGCTGCCGCTCTGGAAGATCTGCGCTGGTTGGGGTTGGATTGGGACGCTGGCCCGGATCTGGGCGGCCCCCACGCGCCCTACGTACAGAGCCTGCGCACCGATCTCTATGCCGCGGCCCTGGCCCGTCTGGAGGCGCAAGGGCTGACCTATCCCTGTTTTTGCAGCCGCAGGGAACTGCGGCAACTGGCGGCAGCCCCCCACGTGGACGATCGCGGCGCGCCGTACCCCGGCACGTGCCGACGTCTGAGCGCGGCGCAGCGGCAGGCCCTGCTGGCCCAAGGGCGACACGCCGCCCTGCGTTTGCGCTGCCCCCCAGAGTCCATCAGTTTTGTGGACGCCGTACAAGGGCCGCAGTGCTTTACCCTGGCGGACTGCGGCGGCGATTTTGCCCTGCGGCGCAGCGATGGCGTGGTGGCCTACCAGTTGGCTGCGGCCCTGGACGATGGCCTCATGGGCGTGACGCAGGTGGTGCGCGGGCGGGATATTTTGCCTTCTACGCCACGCCAGATCGTTTTGCTGCGTCTGCTGCGGCTGCCCGTCCCTGCCTACGCGCACGTACCGCTTTTGCTGGACGCTGCAGGCGAGCGCCTGGCCAAGCGTCACCACAGTCTTGCCCTACGCACATTGCGAGAGCGCGGCGTGGACGCCCGCCTGGTGGTGGGCCTTCTGGGACGGCTGGCAGGGTGCAATCCTTCGGGCGCGGCCTTGCGGCCACAGGATCTGCTGGCGGATTTCTCGCTGGCAAAGCTGCCGCGTGCGGATATTCATTTGGAGGCGGGGCTGGTGGACGGACTCCTGGCGGGATGA
- the arsM gene encoding arsenite methyltransferase — MKKTKELTPFDLRETVRAGYAEIALGKRACCCGSPRSSQADPARLAEAIGYDSKSLTNLPEGANMGLSCGNPLAIATLKEGQTVLDLGSGGGFDVFQAGEKVKTSGRVIGVDMTPEMLGKARKNIGHYRQHTGLDNVEFRLGEIEHLPVADNSIDVVLSNCVMNLSPDKPQVWREISRVLKPGGTISISDLALLKPLPDNIREMASALVGCVAGAILVDETRAILEKTGFTCIALTPKPDYVRNMLDWNDPLYRQIAETLPKGEELTDYVVSLSIEAQKQVNI; from the coding sequence ATGAAAAAGACAAAAGAGCTAACTCCGTTTGACCTCCGCGAGACAGTCCGCGCCGGATATGCTGAAATCGCCTTGGGAAAACGCGCTTGCTGTTGCGGAAGTCCGCGCAGCAGTCAGGCCGACCCTGCCCGCCTTGCTGAGGCTATAGGTTATGATTCAAAAAGTCTCACTAACCTGCCGGAAGGCGCAAATATGGGGCTTTCCTGCGGCAACCCCCTTGCCATTGCGACTTTGAAGGAAGGCCAGACCGTGCTTGATCTTGGCAGCGGCGGTGGCTTTGACGTGTTCCAGGCGGGCGAAAAAGTGAAAACTTCCGGCCGAGTTATAGGCGTGGATATGACGCCGGAAATGCTTGGTAAGGCCCGCAAGAACATCGGGCACTACCGGCAGCATACCGGCCTGGACAATGTGGAATTCCGCCTTGGCGAGATTGAGCATCTGCCAGTGGCCGACAACAGCATTGACGTGGTGCTTTCCAACTGCGTCATGAATCTTTCCCCGGACAAGCCCCAGGTCTGGCGTGAGATATCCCGCGTACTTAAGCCGGGCGGTACAATCTCCATTTCGGACTTGGCCCTGTTAAAGCCCCTCCCCGACAATATCCGGGAAATGGCCTCGGCGCTGGTGGGCTGCGTGGCCGGGGCCATTCTGGTGGACGAAACCAGGGCCATACTGGAAAAGACAGGCTTCACTTGCATCGCCCTGACCCCGAAGCCGGATTACGTGCGGAACATGCTGGACTGGAACGACCCTCTGTACAGGCAAATTGCTGAAACCCTGCCCAAGGGCGAGGAACTGACGGATTACGTTGTCAGTTTATCCATTGAAGCTCAAAAACAGGTAAACATATAG
- the nikR gene encoding nickel-responsive transcriptional regulator NikR — protein MGNLARFGVSLDEDLLEPFDELCRRKSYPNRSEAIRDLIRKALVEESWNKDAYGAGTLTLVYDHHKNDLARKLMQIQHDEHELIITTLHVHLDHYNCLEVLVLKGEPRRMQALADKLISCRGVKHGVFTGTTTGQDLA, from the coding sequence ATGGGAAATCTGGCCCGCTTTGGCGTGTCTTTGGACGAGGACCTGCTGGAACCTTTTGACGAACTCTGTCGGCGCAAAAGCTACCCCAACCGCTCGGAGGCCATCCGCGACCTGATCCGCAAGGCCCTGGTGGAAGAAAGCTGGAACAAAGACGCCTACGGCGCCGGCACTCTGACCCTGGTTTACGATCACCATAAAAACGATCTGGCCCGCAAGCTCATGCAGATCCAGCACGACGAACACGAGCTGATCATCACCACCCTGCATGTGCATCTGGACCACTATAACTGCCTGGAAGTACTGGTACTCAAAGGCGAACCCCGACGCATGCAGGCCCTGGCCGATAAGCTCATCTCCTGCCGCGGTGTAAAGCACGGCGTATTTACGGGCACGACCACAGGACAGGATCTGGCATGA
- the carB gene encoding carbamoyl-phosphate synthase large subunit, whose amino-acid sequence MPKRTDLHKILVIGAGPIIIGQGCEFDYSGSQAVKALKEEGYEVVLVNSNPATIMTDPHLADATYVEPIEHETLATIIRKERPDALLPTLGGQTALNAALGLAKSGVLAECGVELIGARAEVIEKAESRELFREAMERIGLQVPASGIARSMDDVRRLGNVLPFPLIVRPAFTLGGTGGGVAYNLEDLEEVAANGLTASPTSEVMIEQSVLGWKEIEMEVMRDAKDNCVIICSIENFDPMGVHTGDSITVAPIQTLSDAEYQNIRDASIAIMREIGVETGGSNVQFGINPANGDLVVIEMNPRVSRSSALASKATGFPIAKIAAKLAVGYTLDELRNDITRETVASFEPAIDYCVVKVPRFTFEKFPGAQDELTTSMKSVGEAMSIGRTFKEALQKGLRSMEIGATGLGFNFRAALPDRETILEALHRPNSKRIFALRQALIAGLSEEEITAASSFDPWFVRQVKAIVDMEARISDFGLANDMTATNPHLRLILREAKEYGFSDRQLAEMWKRPESDIRRLRKEMDIVPTYYLVDTCAAEFEAYTPYFYSTYEHGDELVVEDRRKVLILGGGPNRIGQGIEFDYCCCHASFALRDAGVMAIMVNSNPETVSTDYDTSDRLYFEPLTFEDVMNIVEKEKPEGVIVQFGGQTPLNLAVPLMRAGVPILGTSPDAIDRAEDRERFQALIQKLNLLQPPNGTAMSLEEAKEAAERISYPVVVRPSYVLGGRAMAVVYDATELTEYFHAQVPQKPEHPILIDKFLEHAVEVDVDALSDGKDVYVAGIMEHIEEAGIHSGDSACVLPSYSLSYDHVANIAAQTEALARELRVVGLMNIQFAIKGDDIYILEVNPRASRTAPFVSKATGVPLPYLATQVMLGKTLEGLDPWSLRKGGFVCVKEAVLPFQRFPGVDVILGPEMHSTGEVMGMGPSFGEAFLKSQLGAGQALPQGGRIFLSVNDRDKPYLPEVAQKFAELGFQLLATRGTAAVLRQRGLDVEEVLKVYEGRPNIVDLLINHEVALVINTASGKHTAKDSKAIRHAALMFKVPYCTTIAAARATATAIGSRRDEVHVESLQEYYAREARG is encoded by the coding sequence ATGCCCAAGCGTACGGATTTGCACAAAATTCTCGTCATCGGCGCGGGGCCCATCATCATCGGTCAGGGCTGCGAGTTTGACTACTCCGGTTCCCAGGCCGTCAAGGCCCTCAAGGAAGAGGGCTACGAGGTGGTGCTGGTCAACTCCAATCCGGCCACCATCATGACCGATCCGCATCTGGCCGACGCCACCTATGTGGAGCCCATCGAGCATGAAACCCTGGCCACCATCATCCGCAAAGAGCGTCCCGACGCCCTGCTGCCCACCCTTGGCGGACAAACGGCTTTGAACGCCGCTCTTGGACTGGCCAAGAGCGGCGTTTTGGCGGAATGCGGCGTAGAGCTCATCGGCGCGCGGGCCGAGGTCATTGAAAAGGCCGAAAGCCGCGAACTCTTCCGCGAGGCCATGGAGCGCATCGGCCTGCAGGTGCCCGCCAGCGGCATTGCCCGCAGCATGGACGACGTGCGCCGCCTGGGCAATGTGCTGCCCTTCCCGCTGATCGTGCGCCCGGCCTTCACCCTGGGCGGCACGGGCGGCGGCGTGGCCTACAATCTGGAGGATCTGGAGGAAGTGGCCGCCAACGGCCTGACCGCCAGCCCCACCTCCGAGGTCATGATCGAACAGAGCGTGCTGGGCTGGAAAGAAATCGAAATGGAAGTCATGCGCGACGCCAAGGACAACTGCGTCATCATCTGTTCCATTGAGAACTTCGACCCCATGGGCGTGCACACGGGCGACTCCATCACCGTGGCCCCCATCCAGACCCTTTCGGACGCGGAATACCAGAATATCCGCGACGCCTCCATCGCCATCATGCGCGAAATCGGCGTGGAAACGGGCGGCAGCAACGTGCAGTTCGGCATCAACCCGGCCAACGGCGACCTGGTGGTTATTGAGATGAACCCGCGCGTGTCGCGCTCTTCGGCTCTGGCCTCCAAGGCCACGGGCTTCCCCATCGCCAAAATTGCGGCCAAGCTGGCCGTGGGCTATACTCTGGACGAGCTGCGCAACGACATTACCCGCGAAACTGTGGCCAGCTTCGAGCCCGCCATTGACTACTGCGTGGTCAAAGTGCCGCGCTTCACTTTTGAAAAGTTCCCCGGCGCCCAGGACGAGCTGACCACCTCCATGAAGAGCGTGGGCGAGGCCATGAGCATTGGGCGCACCTTCAAGGAAGCGCTGCAGAAGGGCCTGCGCTCCATGGAAATCGGCGCCACAGGCCTGGGCTTTAACTTCCGTGCCGCCCTGCCCGACCGGGAAACCATTCTGGAAGCCCTGCACCGGCCCAATTCCAAACGCATCTTTGCCCTGCGCCAGGCCCTGATCGCGGGCCTGAGTGAAGAGGAAATCACCGCCGCATCTTCCTTTGACCCCTGGTTTGTGCGGCAGGTCAAGGCAATTGTGGATATGGAGGCCCGCATCAGCGACTTCGGCCTGGCCAACGACATGACCGCCACCAACCCCCATCTGCGCCTTATCCTGCGCGAAGCCAAGGAATACGGTTTCTCCGACCGGCAGCTGGCGGAAATGTGGAAGCGGCCCGAAAGCGACATCCGCCGCCTGCGCAAAGAAATGGACATCGTGCCCACCTACTATCTGGTGGATACCTGCGCGGCGGAATTTGAGGCCTATACCCCCTATTTCTACTCCACCTACGAGCACGGCGACGAACTGGTGGTGGAAGACCGGCGCAAGGTGCTCATCCTGGGCGGCGGCCCCAACCGCATTGGCCAGGGCATAGAGTTCGACTACTGCTGCTGCCACGCTTCCTTCGCGCTGCGGGACGCGGGCGTCATGGCCATTATGGTCAACTCCAACCCCGAAACCGTGTCCACGGACTACGACACCTCCGACCGCCTCTACTTTGAACCCTTGACGTTTGAAGACGTCATGAACATTGTGGAAAAAGAAAAGCCTGAAGGGGTCATCGTGCAGTTTGGCGGACAGACCCCCCTCAACCTGGCCGTGCCCCTCATGCGCGCGGGCGTGCCCATTCTGGGCACCAGCCCGGACGCCATAGACCGGGCTGAAGACCGCGAACGCTTCCAGGCCCTGATCCAGAAGCTCAATCTGCTGCAGCCGCCCAACGGCACGGCCATGAGTCTTGAAGAAGCCAAAGAGGCGGCCGAACGCATCAGCTATCCCGTGGTGGTGCGGCCCAGCTATGTGCTGGGCGGGCGCGCCATGGCCGTGGTCTACGACGCCACGGAACTGACCGAATACTTCCACGCCCAAGTGCCCCAAAAGCCGGAGCACCCCATCCTTATCGACAAGTTCCTGGAGCATGCCGTGGAGGTGGACGTGGACGCCCTCTCCGACGGTAAGGACGTGTACGTTGCCGGCATCATGGAACATATTGAGGAAGCCGGCATCCACTCCGGCGACTCGGCCTGCGTGCTGCCTTCCTATTCCCTCTCCTACGACCACGTGGCCAACATCGCGGCTCAGACCGAAGCCCTGGCCAGAGAACTGCGCGTGGTGGGGCTCATGAACATCCAGTTCGCCATCAAGGGCGATGACATCTACATTCTGGAAGTGAACCCCCGCGCCTCGCGCACGGCCCCCTTCGTTTCCAAGGCCACGGGCGTGCCCTTGCCCTACCTGGCCACCCAGGTCATGCTGGGCAAAACCCTGGAGGGACTGGACCCCTGGAGCCTGCGCAAGGGCGGCTTTGTCTGCGTGAAGGAAGCCGTGCTGCCCTTCCAGCGCTTCCCTGGGGTGGACGTCATTCTGGGACCGGAAATGCACTCCACGGGCGAGGTCATGGGCATGGGCCCCAGCTTCGGCGAGGCCTTCCTCAAAAGCCAGCTGGGTGCGGGGCAGGCGCTGCCCCAGGGCGGGCGCATCTTCCTTTCCGTCAACGACAGAGACAAACCCTACCTGCCCGAGGTGGCCCAGAAGTTTGCCGAACTGGGCTTTCAGCTTCTGGCCACGCGCGGCACCGCCGCCGTGCTGCGCCAACGCGGCCTAGACGTGGAAGAAGTGCTCAAAGTCTATGAAGGTCGGCCCAATATCGTGGACCTGCTCATCAATCACGAGGTGGCCCTGGTCATCAACACGGCCTCTGGCAAGCACACGGCCAAAGATTCCAAGGCCATCCGGCACGCGGCCCTCATGTTCAAGGTCCCCTACTGCACCACCATCGCCGCCGCCAGGGCCACGGCCACGGCCATCGGCTCCCGCCGCGACGAGGTGCATGTGGAAAGTCTGCAGGAATACTACGCGCGGGAAGCGCGGGGGTAG
- a CDS encoding ArsR/SmtB family transcription factor, with amino-acid sequence MKSTDAAQLFEALSSDVRLDIFRLLVKHAPEGLVAGEIAKNLNLPSTNLSFHLKAIVHTGLVRMEKEGRFSRYRANIPLMLEVIAYLTAECCSSHPEQCQSFRAVCAVPPGFLPPPPHTANK; translated from the coding sequence ATGAAATCGACAGATGCTGCTCAACTTTTTGAGGCGTTATCCTCTGATGTGCGCCTGGACATATTCCGTCTGCTTGTGAAGCATGCGCCGGAAGGACTTGTAGCGGGAGAAATAGCAAAAAATCTCAATCTGCCTTCTACAAACTTGTCATTCCACCTCAAAGCCATTGTCCACACCGGGCTGGTCAGGATGGAAAAGGAAGGCCGCTTTTCGCGCTATCGGGCAAATATCCCTTTGATGCTTGAGGTAATCGCGTATTTGACTGCGGAATGCTGTTCGTCTCATCCTGAGCAGTGCCAGAGTTTCAGAGCGGTGTGTGCGGTTCCCCCTGGTTTTTTGCCGCCCCCGCCCCATACTGCAAACAAGTAA
- a CDS encoding flagellar basal body rod C-terminal domain-containing protein: MISSNSMTLAAGALKAQSQGLAVTAHNVANVSTGGFRPRHAAYATGPEGFGVRLNAVLPPAEAPDPAQAVYDATANAGLVPSGTDLAVGAVEMISAQHAYAANAQAVRTADAMLGTLLDIRA, translated from the coding sequence ATGATCAGCAGCAACAGTATGACCTTGGCCGCGGGCGCTTTAAAGGCTCAATCGCAAGGGCTGGCGGTCACGGCGCACAATGTGGCCAATGTTTCCACCGGCGGTTTCAGGCCCCGGCATGCTGCATACGCCACAGGCCCGGAAGGTTTCGGCGTCCGTTTGAACGCCGTGCTGCCCCCTGCGGAAGCCCCGGACCCCGCTCAGGCTGTGTATGACGCCACCGCAAACGCCGGCCTTGTTCCCAGCGGCACAGATCTGGCCGTCGGCGCTGTGGAAATGATCTCTGCCCAGCACGCCTATGCGGCCAACGCGCAGGCAGTGCGGACCGCTGACGCCATGCTGGGCACGCTGCTGGATATCCGGGCCTGA
- a CDS encoding class I SAM-dependent methyltransferase: MLSKTSAPLPVAEADSGLAAYCPQISVRAAGRLWRLERAADLEALWEAMTADADDFADERLPYWTELWPASVALADWLALRREEIVGRPCLDLGCGLGLTAMVGQGLGARVTAVDYEEEALRFARKNAATNGVPQPFWTVMDWRRPAVAAGCMARVWGGDIMYEKRFVAPVLHFLDRALAPDGAAWVAEPGRTVYEAFLCALHNGGWQGRQVFSRVVEPIYAQPVPVTVRVWEIRRTPA, translated from the coding sequence ATGTTGTCAAAAACTTCCGCGCCCTTGCCTGTCGCCGAGGCCGACAGTGGACTTGCCGCCTACTGCCCGCAGATCAGCGTGCGCGCCGCGGGGCGGTTGTGGCGGCTGGAGCGGGCGGCGGACCTGGAGGCCCTGTGGGAGGCCATGACCGCCGATGCCGACGACTTTGCCGACGAGCGCCTGCCCTACTGGACGGAGCTCTGGCCCGCCAGCGTAGCTCTGGCCGACTGGCTGGCCCTGCGGCGGGAAGAGATCGTCGGTCGTCCCTGCCTGGATCTGGGCTGCGGCCTGGGGCTTACTGCTATGGTGGGGCAGGGACTGGGCGCGCGGGTCACGGCCGTGGATTATGAAGAAGAAGCCCTGCGCTTTGCCCGCAAAAACGCCGCAACCAACGGGGTGCCCCAGCCCTTCTGGACGGTCATGGACTGGCGGCGGCCTGCCGTGGCCGCAGGCTGCATGGCGCGCGTCTGGGGCGGCGACATTATGTACGAAAAGCGGTTCGTGGCCCCGGTGCTGCATTTTCTGGACCGCGCCCTGGCCCCGGACGGCGCGGCCTGGGTGGCGGAGCCGGGCCGCACGGTGTATGAGGCCTTTTTGTGCGCCTTGCACAATGGCGGCTGGCAGGGGCGGCAGGTCTTCAGCCGTGTTGTGGAACCGATCTACGCCCAGCCCGTGCCCGTCACCGTGCGGGTCTGGGAAATCCGCCGCACCCCGGCCTGA
- a CDS encoding C40 family peptidase gives MGKCLKLGVLLTACVLAFGCAARQQQNSPQDETLRVERFRRSYEAAFDNKQQEASQQLISKARSALGTPYVSGGSSPGGFDCSGFVCWAYKSVGVSLPRTAREQSVVGKRITRVEDMRAGDIVAFRHPRRGYHTGIYVGDGKFIHSPRRRSTVRITSLDDPYFSGTFLGARRVKIEAGENLVAQAESRLNDFTEERAVRDLSTARKAKGKSKVSAKSSRKQGKVVQVASNERTSKQRVEKSSAKSAKSSSKVSKSAKSADVRAEKRGKTVAQSTGKTTAKSAKSAKKEAAARGGRVAKEASKASATEKKSSAVRKVASKSDAGKTSKTAVKKRGGNS, from the coding sequence ATGGGTAAGTGCCTGAAGCTGGGCGTGCTGCTCACAGCCTGCGTCCTGGCCTTTGGTTGTGCGGCTAGGCAGCAGCAGAACAGCCCCCAAGACGAAACCCTGCGGGTGGAACGGTTCCGCCGGTCCTACGAGGCGGCTTTCGACAATAAACAGCAGGAGGCCAGCCAGCAGCTCATCAGCAAGGCTCGCTCGGCCCTGGGCACGCCCTATGTGAGCGGCGGCAGTTCCCCTGGCGGATTTGACTGCTCCGGTTTTGTCTGCTGGGCCTACAAGAGTGTAGGCGTAAGCCTGCCGCGCACCGCACGGGAACAATCCGTGGTGGGCAAGCGCATCACCAGAGTGGAAGACATGCGCGCCGGCGATATCGTGGCCTTCCGCCATCCGCGTCGGGGCTATCACACGGGGATCTATGTGGGGGACGGAAAATTCATCCACAGCCCGCGGCGGCGCTCCACCGTGCGGATCACTTCTTTGGACGACCCCTACTTCAGCGGCACCTTTTTGGGCGCGCGGCGCGTAAAAATTGAGGCCGGTGAAAACCTGGTGGCGCAGGCCGAAAGTCGTCTTAACGATTTCACCGAAGAACGGGCCGTGCGCGACCTTTCCACCGCCAGAAAAGCCAAAGGTAAGTCAAAAGTCAGCGCTAAGTCCAGCCGCAAGCAGGGTAAAGTTGTGCAGGTAGCCAGCAATGAGCGGACCAGCAAACAGCGCGTCGAAAAATCTTCCGCCAAGTCTGCCAAATCTTCCTCCAAAGTTTCCAAATCTGCCAAGTCCGCAGACGTCCGCGCCGAAAAGCGCGGCAAAACTGTTGCGCAGTCCACCGGCAAAACGACCGCCAAATCCGCAAAATCCGCCAAAAAGGAAGCGGCTGCACGCGGGGGCCGAGTCGCCAAAGAAGCCTCCAAAGCCTCCGCCACAGAAAAAAAATCCAGCGCCGTGCGCAAGGTGGCGTCCAAGAGCGATGCCGGCAAAACCTCTAAAACCGCCGTCAAAAAACGGGGCGGCAATTCGTAG
- the carA gene encoding glutamine-hydrolyzing carbamoyl-phosphate synthase small subunit, which translates to MKALLVLEDGFTLEGKSFTGEFETGGEVIFTTGMTGYQEVLTDPSYYGQMVCMTYPLVGNYGICREDMESARVHCAAFLVKECCKQPSSWRSHMSLPAFLQRYETPGMEGLDTRALTRHLRLHGAMRGIISTKEQDRRVLQERARALPTMQGRNLVPFVAAQKPYAWIDNAPQEVALDENGAYAWRGTGLPLLVYDYGIKWNILRCLCAAGFEPLAVPPNFSAARAKASGAQGVFLSNGPGDPATLTDAIALVRELIDMFPVTGICLGHQLIGHALGGTTHKLKFGHHGCNHPVKDLTTGRIEISSQNHGFHVVLDDAPDVEATHINLNDNTLEGLRHTRLPVMSVQFHPEAAAGPHDGRYLFARFKDMIATAVNS; encoded by the coding sequence ATGAAAGCATTGCTGGTGCTGGAAGACGGTTTTACGTTGGAAGGCAAGTCCTTTACCGGAGAGTTCGAAACCGGCGGCGAAGTCATCTTCACCACGGGCATGACCGGCTATCAGGAGGTCCTCACCGACCCCTCCTACTACGGGCAGATGGTCTGCATGACCTACCCGCTTGTGGGCAACTACGGCATCTGCCGTGAAGATATGGAATCCGCGCGGGTGCACTGCGCCGCCTTTCTGGTCAAGGAATGCTGCAAGCAGCCTTCCAGCTGGCGGTCCCACATGAGCCTGCCCGCCTTTCTGCAGCGCTATGAAACCCCCGGCATGGAAGGGCTGGATACCCGCGCTCTGACCCGCCACCTGCGCCTGCACGGGGCCATGCGCGGCATTATCTCTACCAAAGAGCAGGACCGCCGCGTGCTGCAAGAGCGCGCCCGCGCCCTGCCCACCATGCAGGGCCGCAACCTGGTGCCCTTTGTGGCCGCCCAAAAGCCCTACGCCTGGATCGACAACGCCCCCCAGGAAGTCGCCCTGGACGAAAACGGCGCCTACGCCTGGCGCGGCACGGGCCTGCCCCTGCTGGTCTATGACTACGGCATCAAGTGGAACATCCTGCGCTGCCTCTGCGCGGCGGGTTTCGAACCCCTGGCCGTACCGCCCAATTTCAGCGCCGCGCGGGCCAAAGCCAGCGGAGCTCAGGGCGTGTTTCTCTCCAACGGCCCCGGCGACCCGGCCACCCTTACCGACGCCATTGCCCTGGTGCGCGAACTCATTGACATGTTCCCGGTCACGGGCATCTGCCTGGGGCACCAGCTCATCGGCCATGCCCTGGGCGGCACCACACACAAACTCAAGTTCGGCCACCACGGCTGCAACCACCCCGTCAAAGACCTGACCACCGGGCGCATTGAAATCTCCTCGCAGAACCACGGCTTCCATGTGGTGCTGGACGACGCGCCCGACGTGGAGGCCACGCATATCAACCTCAATGACAATACCCTGGAAGGTCTGCGTCATACCCGGCTGCCCGTCATGAGCGTGCAGTTTCACCCTGAAGCCGCGGCCGGCCCCCACGACGGGCGCTACCTTTTTGCCCGGTTTAAGGATATGATCGCCACGGCAGTCAACAGCTGA
- a CDS encoding rhodanese family protein has protein sequence MLSSISPEEAYKKLQEGTARLVDVREPDELATLRFPGAEAAPLSIIRWVDLRPASAEQPIIFTCNSGRRTRNESELLQQLAGGPAFQLEGGINNWVKKGLPVERDAKTLPMFRQIQIGAGSLVLLGLVGGLAWPGLRWLSAFVGAGLVFAGVTGFCGLALLLAAMPWNKK, from the coding sequence ATGCTCAGCAGTATTTCTCCCGAAGAAGCATATAAAAAACTGCAGGAAGGCACGGCCCGTCTGGTGGACGTGCGTGAACCCGACGAACTGGCCACACTGCGCTTCCCCGGCGCCGAGGCCGCGCCCCTTTCCATCATCCGTTGGGTTGACCTGCGCCCGGCCAGTGCGGAACAGCCCATTATTTTCACCTGCAATTCCGGCAGGCGCACCAGAAATGAGAGCGAGCTGCTCCAGCAACTGGCCGGCGGGCCCGCTTTTCAACTGGAGGGCGGGATCAACAACTGGGTAAAGAAGGGGTTGCCCGTGGAACGCGACGCCAAAACCCTGCCCATGTTTCGTCAGATTCAGATCGGGGCGGGTTCATTGGTACTGCTGGGCCTTGTGGGCGGGCTGGCCTGGCCGGGCCTGCGCTGGCTTTCGGCTTTTGTGGGCGCGGGACTGGTCTTTGCCGGGGTAACCGGCTTTTGCGGGCTGGCCCTTTTGCTGGCAGCCATGCCCTGGAACAAAAAATAA
- the folE2 gene encoding GTP cyclohydrolase FolE2: MEDVQSHAPQVALNIDRVGVRDLHLPLLVRDRSRGSQQTVAKVDLGVDLPSSFKGTHMSRFVEALEAWNDEISYRSVRRLLLTIKERLGARRAFACFSFPYFIAKKAPVSGSPATVAYACRLTGELDDSGQSFLLEADVPVMTVCPCSKAISREGAHSQRAMVRMRLRMKAFSWLEDFIDIAEASASSAVYTLLKREDEKFVTENAFAHPTFVEDVVRNVAQRLLEHGQVERFSVEVESMESIHNHNAFARIERDLTVAPARNAEEARPEV; encoded by the coding sequence ATGGAAGATGTGCAAAGTCACGCCCCCCAGGTGGCGCTGAATATTGATCGGGTGGGCGTGCGCGACCTGCATTTGCCCCTGTTGGTGCGCGACCGCAGCCGGGGCAGTCAGCAGACCGTAGCCAAGGTTGATCTGGGCGTGGACCTGCCCTCGTCCTTTAAAGGTACCCACATGAGCCGCTTTGTGGAGGCGCTGGAAGCCTGGAACGACGAGATCAGCTACCGTTCCGTGCGGCGGCTGCTCCTGACCATCAAGGAACGCCTGGGCGCGCGCCGGGCCTTTGCCTGCTTCAGCTTTCCTTATTTTATTGCCAAAAAAGCCCCGGTTTCGGGCAGCCCGGCCACCGTGGCCTATGCCTGCCGTCTCACGGGTGAGCTGGACGATTCCGGCCAGTCCTTTTTACTGGAGGCGGACGTGCCCGTCATGACCGTCTGCCCCTGTTCCAAGGCCATCAGCCGCGAGGGCGCGCACAGTCAGCGGGCCATGGTGCGCATGCGCCTGCGCATGAAGGCCTTTTCCTGGTTGGAGGATTTTATCGACATTGCCGAGGCCTCGGCTTCGTCGGCGGTCTACACTCTGCTCAAGCGCGAAGACGAAAAGTTTGTGACCGAAAACGCTTTTGCCCACCCCACCTTTGTGGAGGACGTGGTGCGCAACGTGGCCCAGCGTCTGTTGGAGCACGGGCAGGTGGAGCGGTTCAGCGTGGAGGTGGAGAGCATGGAGTCCATCCACAACCACAATGCCTTTGCCCGCATTGAGCGGGATCTGACCGTCGCGCCCGCCCGAAATGCGGAGGAAGCGCGTCCGGAAGTGTAG